GCACTTTATTAATGAAGCAGCGTATTACGACAACAACCTAGCGATGTCACTGGCTGAGAAAATTACCATCACGCTCGACTAAAGCGTGATGGCTTACTTGCTCGACAACAAAATTTTATTAGACTTTTCGGGAAGAAGTAGGACGTTTATAATTGCCACATCTAGAATTTGATAGTTTTGTTAATCGGCTCAAGACCAAAGGCAATAATCAATTTTTCATCATTTAAGCAAATTTGTATCAGCCAAGCATAAAGTAGAGAAAGGTATTATGGGTTCAGGATTTTGGAAGTTATATTCGTTTATTGAAACGAGTTTTTTTTATACCTTGTCGCGAAAAATCATCGGCAACATAGGTTTTCTACTCTTATTTCAAATCGCTGCGTTTGTCTTATTTCTACAATTAGATGGCGCTTCTGCCGAGCAAACAGAAACTATTTTAACTTGGGGTAAAACGCTGTTTGCCCTTAGCTTTTTAGCCTTCGGTTTTACCCTATTCTATCTGCACTACTTATTTGTCAGACCAATTAAAGCGATTTTAGCCAGCTTACAAAACATTAATTCCCATGATGGTGACTTAACCACTCAGCTACCGGCATTCACTCACGATGAATTTCGCCAACTTTCTGAGCAATACAACATCTTTGTTGCCAACTTATCTGAGCTACTTAACACCATTCACAGCAACTCTGAGCAAGCCAATAGCGCTACCGACAGCGTTGTTCACGCGGTCGCTTTTGCTAATGACAAAGCGAATTCTCAAAAGCAGCTCAGTGAGCAAATTTTTGAATCCAGTAGCCATATCAACGACAGTATCAGCCACATTGTTGGCGCGTCAGAAACTGTCGCAACCAGCAACAAGTCGAACTTAGACAAGGCGATGTCAGCAAACCATCAGCTTACTCAAATACAAGAGCAAACCGCACAAATCGGTGCCTTGCTAGGCCAGTTCGCAACAACGGTTGACGGCCTGCAGCAAAATGCAGGTAATATCCGTAACATCCTTAAAATGGTGGAAGAATTTGCTGACCAAACCAACTTATTGGCATTAAACGCAGCAATTGAAGCAGCAAGAGCTGGTGATGCAGGTAGAGGTTTTGCTGTAGTAGCGGATGAAGTACGTTCACTTTCCTCTAAAGTTGCTGACGCAACCCAGCAGATTACTTCATTTATTAACGATATGGACAGTTTAGTCACTGACACAAAAACGGAATCTGACAAGCTAGTCGATCAATCGCAGCAAACCCACAATACCATTGAGGAAACCAACTCAACGTTTGCCCAAATGATGACTGACTTTAATGCCAACACCAAAGAGTTTGATGCCATCAGTGATGCCATTCACGAGCTCAACGCACAGTACCTTCAAACCCATAGCAACGTCGAAAACATCTCAAGCCTAAGCGAAACCTTACAAGGGCAAATGCAACAAGCCAATAACGAAGCACAAGTGGCACAAACGCAAGCAGAGCAAACCCAGAGCCGCTTATCTCGCTTTGCTAGGTAATCCAGCTTAAGAAAAATTATATGCCGCTTGATAGCTAGAGCGGCACATCAGATGTTAATGCTAGCTGAAAAATTCGCTTTTTAGACGGATTGACTAATCGTTTTAATTAGCACTAGTACAAAAAACAACTCCCCCTCTTCTTCACTAACCTAAGCCATAACAACCTAAGCCATAACAACCTAATCCATAACAACCTTAACCATTGCTCATTTTTGTTTCCATAAATCGACGTAAACCAACGCCAGCGATGGAAACTAATCACTCCAAAAGTTTGAAACAAAAGTACACTTCACAATAATTTCAATATCCACATTTTGCTCACAATTGATTGTTACTATCGCAATACAGGATGTATTACCGATGAGTGAAGAGTCTAATACAGGTGAGAAAATTACCTAAAGCAGTGTAATACTGGCCTCTGATAGTGTTACAAAAGTGATTTGACTATGTTTGATCACAACGACATCTACTCCTTCAAAGGTAATA
This Thalassotalea euphylliae DNA region includes the following protein-coding sequences:
- a CDS encoding methyl-accepting chemotaxis protein yields the protein MGSGFWKLYSFIETSFFYTLSRKIIGNIGFLLLFQIAAFVLFLQLDGASAEQTETILTWGKTLFALSFLAFGFTLFYLHYLFVRPIKAILASLQNINSHDGDLTTQLPAFTHDEFRQLSEQYNIFVANLSELLNTIHSNSEQANSATDSVVHAVAFANDKANSQKQLSEQIFESSSHINDSISHIVGASETVATSNKSNLDKAMSANHQLTQIQEQTAQIGALLGQFATTVDGLQQNAGNIRNILKMVEEFADQTNLLALNAAIEAARAGDAGRGFAVVADEVRSLSSKVADATQQITSFINDMDSLVTDTKTESDKLVDQSQQTHNTIEETNSTFAQMMTDFNANTKEFDAISDAIHELNAQYLQTHSNVENISSLSETLQGQMQQANNEAQVAQTQAEQTQSRLSRFAR